In Dermacentor silvarum isolate Dsil-2018 chromosome 2, BIME_Dsil_1.4, whole genome shotgun sequence, the following proteins share a genomic window:
- the LOC119440126 gene encoding cuticle protein 10.9: MVSMTLGGGQFGFGGGFGSGAGSGFGGGLGGAFGGPAYAGTFARQEQYYPPQPYSFGYDNVDQYGTKSYQKERGDASNSKTGMYGYSDANGIFRQVKYIADAGGFRAKIDTNEPGTAPGASADAVYNANPLPAGPQYRIIGGSSPYSSRYTSASSFGPWSG, encoded by the exons ATGGTTTCCATGACACTCGGTGGTGGTCAGTTTGGATTTGGCGGTGGATTTGGCAGCGGAGCTGGCAGTGGATTTGGTGGTGGACTTGGTGGCGCCTTTGGTGGCCCGGCATACGCCGGCACGTTCGCACGGCAAGAACAGTATTAC CCACCGCAACCGTACAGCTTCGGCTACGACAACGTTGACCAGTACGGTACCAAGTCCTACCAGAAAGAACGGGGCGACGCCTCCAACTCCAAGACAGGCATGTACGGCTACTCGGACGCCAACGGCATCTTCCGCCAGGTGAAGTACATCGCTGATGCTGGCGGATTCCGCGCAAAGATTGACACCAACGAGCCCGGAACCGCCCCTGGAGCCAGTGCCGACGCGGTCTACAATGCGAACCCTCTCCCCGCTGGCCCGCAGTACCGCATCATTGGTGGCTCCTCTCCCTACTCCTCTCGCTACACGAGCGCCTCCTCTTTCGGTCCTTGGTCTGGATAG